The Triticum aestivum cultivar Chinese Spring chromosome 7B, IWGSC CS RefSeq v2.1, whole genome shotgun sequence genome window below encodes:
- the LOC123160232 gene encoding uncharacterized WD repeat-containing protein C2A9.03-like, whose protein sequence is MSQYDGGLAGVYPEEEDDRLADLAGDSDYEDDEYVQSISKASEDTSAMDVLKGKDIQGIPWERLTITRDGYRKSRLEGYTNFENIPNSGQLSEKVCTPVEKGQLYYEFAHNTRSVRPTIFHFQLRNLVWATTRHDVYLMSHMSVLHWSPLTSEKHEVIDLQGHVAPCEKHEGNFYEGFYRTHVSTLAVKNNLLVAGGFHGELICKFLDREGISYCSKSTHDDNGITNCLEIFEKPSGSVHFLASNNDCGLRDFDMEKFQMCNHFHFDWAVNHTSLSPDGKIIAIVGDNPDGVLVDANSGKMIHELNGHLDYSFASAWNPDGRTFATGNQDKTCRIWDARNLSKSVAVLGGNMGAIRSIHYTSDGKFLAMAEAADFIHIFDVRSGYDRKQELDFFGEIAGISFSPDTEALFVSVHDRNYSSLLQYSRRRFYGYLDSAL, encoded by the exons ATGTCGCAGTACGACGGCGGACTCGCCGGAGTGTACCCCGAGGAGGAGGATGACCGCCTCGCCGACCTGGCGGGGGACTCCGACTACGAGGACGACGAGTACGTCCAATCT ATTAGCAAGGCGTCAGAAGATACATCTGCGATGGATGTCCTGAAAGGGAAGGACATACAGGGAATTCCCTGGGAACGGCTGACCATCACAAGGGACGGATATAGGAAGTCCAGACTGGAAGGGTATACGAACTTTGAGAACATACCTAATTCCGGACAATTATCGGAGAAG GTATGTACACCTGTGGAGAAAGGTCAACTCTACTACGAGTTTGCGCACAACACAAGATCGGTGAGACCGACCATTTTTCATTTTCAG TTGAGAAATTTAGTATGGGCAACAACAAGGCATGATGTTTATCTTATGTCACACATGTCTGTGCTTCATTGGTCACCACTGACCTCTGAGAAGCACGAAGTCATTGATCTTCAAGGACATGTTGCTCCATGCGAG AAGCACGAGGGGAATTTCTATGAGGGCTTTTATCGGACTCACGTTAGCACATTGGCAGTGAAGAATAACCTGCTGGTTGCTGGTGGGTTTCATGGAGAACTAATTTGCAAG TTTTTGGACCGTGAAGGAATAAGCTATTGTTCCAAGTCAACTCATGATGACAATGGCATTACTAATTGTCTGGAGATATTTGAGAAACCTAG TGGTTCCGTGCATTTCCTAGCATCAAACAATGATTGTGGACTAAGAGACTTTGACATGGAGAAGTTTCAAATGTGCAATCATTTTCATTTTGATTGGGCTGTGAAT CACACATCCTTGAGCCCTGATGGTAAAATCATTGCTATTGTGGGGGACAATCCTGATGGTGTTCTGGTTGATGCTAATTCGGGGAAA ATGATTCATGAGCTCAATGGTCATTTGGACTATTCGTTTGCATCGGCATGGAACCCAGACGGCCGAACATTCGCGACTGGGAACCAAGACAAGACATGCAGGATCTGGGACGCCCGTAACCTCTCCAAGTCTGTCGCTGTCCTGGGAGGCAACATGGGAGCCATAAGGTCGATCCACTATACATCTGACGGCAAGTTCCTGGCAATGGCCGAAGCTGCAGACTTCATCCACATCTTCGACGTCAGGAGCGGGTACGACAGGAAGCAGGAGCTGGACTTCTTTGGTGAGATTGCCGGCATATCGTTCAGTCCTGACACCGAGGCTCTCTTTGTCAGCGTACATGATCGCAACTATAGCAGCCTCCTCCAGTACAGTCGTCGACGGTTCTACGGGTACCTTGATTCAGCGTTGTGA